The Desulfatiglans sp. genomic sequence ATACAGGTGTTGCATGAAACAGCAAGGCTTATCATCATGGAGGATCAGATGGAAAGGGATGCTGACCCCTTATTCAAACAGCTATACCCCTGGGAAGACCAGCAGATATTCTGCCGCCGCTGCCATGAAAGACAAAAGGAGAGGGAAAAGGGGTTAAAAGAGGGGCTTGCTGTGCTGGATCGATCAATCATAGATAACCTCGCTTATGCAGTTGTAGCAGGGATAGAGCTTGATAAAATCATATACGCTGATATTGCTGCTGCCCATTATGAGAGGAAGGTATTCTATTTTGAGCTTCTCGATCAATATACTATGGATGACCAGAGAAAGGATACCCCCGAACAGGTTAATTCGGTTCACAGGGAGATATACAAGGCATACAGTGGCCTGGGTTTTGAGATGATAACCGTGCCCATCTTTTCCACGGATATGGATATAAATATCCAAAAACGCTCAGACATGGTGCTTGACCATATCATAAAAACACCTCAATCAAGTCCAGTCGCCATTTGACATTTTTAAAACCGATCTATATAAATACGCCCTGCCATTTTGCTGGCATTAGAAAAATATTAATTAGATCCGCTACTCTTCATAAAAAGGAAGGGGTGGAGGAATAAGGAGTAAGAAATGTCCTGTGAAAAGAGCCCGAACCAATTTTCGGGGGCTGAAAGATATGTGCTGGATGATGAACTTGCAGAGATCATAAATATCACAATGGCCCTAGAGATGCCACTCCTGTTAAAGGGTGAACCGGGCACAGGCAAGACAATGCTTGCCCATGCCATTTCTGAATCACTCAATATGAGGCTTATTGTCCTCAATGTGAAGTCAAGCATGAAGCTGGTTGATGCACTGTACCAGTATGACACACTCACCCGCCTTAATGACAGCAGGTTTGGCGATTCAAAGAGGGATGTGAGTAACATCGAGGAGTATATCAGGATGGGCAGGATCGGCCAGGCGTTTACAGCGGGTGAAAAGGTCGTTCTCCTGATAGACGAGATAGACAAGGCCGATACAGATTTTCAGGATGACATGCTGGATGTGCTTGACCAGATGGAATTTGATATCATGGAGATAGATAAAACCATTAAGGCAAAACACCGCCCTGTTATTATAATTACATCGAACGCTAAAAAGGACCTCTCTGACCCGTTCCTTGGACGCTGCAATTTTCATCATATCGCCTTTCCTGAACCGGATATGATGGAGAAAATAGTAAGGGTGCATTTCCCTGACATAGATAAGGAGCTGCTCCAGAACGCGGTAGAATCATTCTACAGGCTAAGGGAGATTAATGGCATAGAAAAGAGGCCTGCCACAAGGGAGCTTATCAACTGGATAAGGGCCCTGCGCTCTGACCCTGATTTCAGGGCAAAAGACCTTGTGAAGGGCAAGGCCCCATACCTGGGAATTCTTTTTAAAAAGAGCCCGGATTATGCAGTGGCAAGGAATGTGAGGATGAGATAAGGCACAAGGTACAAGGCGCAAGGCACAAGGAAAGACATTCCCTGCGCCCTGCACCCTGAGCCTTGAGCCGGTTGATCGAAGCTACAAGGTTATAAATTTTGACATAGCCAATTAATAAGAATTTAAATCGGAGTACCACCCTTGTTCACCACCTTCTTCTATACCCTTAAAAATGCCGGCATACCGGTTTCGCCCACATCCTTTCTCAGGCTGCAAAAGGCGTTAACTATGGGTCTTGTCAGTTCTCTTAATGACTTTTATACGGCAGCACGCACAATACTGGTAAAGAGCGAGAGATACTTTGATCTTTATGATCAGGTCTTTGCCCACCACTTTGAAGGTGCGGAACTGAAAGACCCGGATGAGGCCATAATATCTGATATGGCAAGGGCGTTACTTAATGAATGGTTAAAAAACCCGAAAGAGGTGGCAAATGCCCTTGGCATTGATGAATCAAAACTCAAAAACATGACACCTGAAGAGCTTATAAAATATTTTATGGAGAGGTTGAAGGATCAGACAGAGGAACATCACGGCGGGAATAAATGGATAGGCACTGGCGGTACATCCCCTGTTGGCCATTCAGGTTATCATCCGGGTGGCATGAGGGTGGGTGGCATATCAAAGAACCGGTCTGCTGTAAAGGTTGCAATGGACAGGCGCTATCGTGATTATTCTCAGGAGGGCCCCATTACTCAAGCCCAGATGGGTGAGGCCCTTAAACGACTCAGGAACATGGTACCTGAAGGGCCAAAAGACCAGATAAATATTGATGAAAGCATATACCGCACCATGAAAAATGCAGGGGAGATCGAGATCGTATTTGATAAAAGCCTGAGGGACAGACTCAAGATCATACTTGCAATAGATAATGGCGGCTGGTCAATGGAGCCCTACATTGATATTGTGCGAACCCTTTTCTATTATTCAAGGGCGCAGTTCAAGGATATAAAGACCTTCTTTTTTCACAATACGATCTATGACCGTCTGTGGGAAGACCCTTCAAGGATGAGAAAACCCTTTCCGGTTAATGACCTTGTAAAGCTTGACCCGGAAACAAGGTTTATCATTGTTGGTGATGCCAGCATGGCCCCATATGAACTCATGGCCCAGGACGGCTCCATATACTTTGAAGAATATTCCGGCATGCCGAGTTACAGGAGATTAGAGTTTATAGCAGACACATTCCCCCACAGTGTATGGCTCAACCCCAGACTTGAAGCCCACTGGTCATATACCCATACCATAGGCATGATAAGGGAGATATTTCCAATGTTTGAACTCACCCTTGACGGCCTTGAAAAGGCTGTGACCTACATGATGCATAAGAGCTGATCCCTTTTTAACGCAGCGCAGCCTTGATCTTTTCAGTGGTCTCCTTGATCTTATCCATATTTCCTGGCGTTATCTCCCAGCGTGCAACAGGTAGCGGAGGGGTATTCTCATATCTGGGCATAAGATGAAGATGGTAATGGAATACAGCCTGCCCCACGCTTTTGCCATTAAGCTGCATTGCCACAACACCTGTGGGTTTGAGCGCCTTTTTAATGGCATCCATTATCTTTTTTGATGCAAGATGAACAGCGACGAGGGATTCAGCATCTATCTCCCACAGATCCTGTGCATGCCTTTTGGGGATAACAAGGGTATGCCCTTCTGAAATAGGGTTTATATCCTCAAAGGCATATACATTCTCATCCTCATATACCTTGAAGCTCGGTATTTCACCTTTTATTATTTTACAGAAAATACAATTTTCCATTTTTATCCTCCTTTTACAAAGGGTGTTACAGGGTCACATCCCCTGTATTTTTATGATACCGAGGATATAAAAAGTTTATGATAATTACAAGAGGTGAATAGTATTGTTGAGATGTGGTATGACGATCTTGATTCATTCAAAAGGGCAATGGATTTTATACATTCGGATGCAGGTAAAGAGCTTGTAATAGATGGTGAAAAATTTATCGAAATGAGGCACGGGGGATTCTGGATCGTAAAAGAGCATGTTATCCTTGATAAGATAAAGAAATGAGAGATAAGCATGTAACTTCGTCTCAAAAATAACGACTATCCCATAGAAAGGGCGCAAGGCTTCAGGCGCAGGGCGCAAGGAAAACATAATTATTTTGTATGGGCACCTGCCTGGCTCGCCGTAGCTTTAGCGAAGGAGGCTGCATGCAGTGAAAGGTTCCAGAGGGCATTAATCCGGTATTCAACTTTTCACAGAGGATCAATATGGCTCAAAACAATAAAGTAAAGGTTATCTCATTTTTATTTATGATTATCCTTGTTGTGCTTTTAAATGGCTGCAAAGAACCTGTGGAGTTACAGAGCAAATGGCTTGATAGAAGGATTGTAATTGATGGGGATGATATAGACTGGGCCAACTATCCATATTTTTACGACAAAAAGACTCAAAGCTGTCTGGGTCTTTATAATGACAGCGAAAATATCTATATCCATTTCCAGACAATGGACAGGGACATACAGAAGCAGATTGAACGCATGGGGCTGACTATCTGATTTAATAAAGAGGGCAACAAGGAAAAGGAGGTCGGGCTCTGCTTTCCTGCAGGTGGCGGCCCTGGCAGATTCGGTGCGTCTCCCAAAAGAGATAACAATATGCCCGGGCCATCTCC encodes the following:
- a CDS encoding AAA family ATPase; the encoded protein is MRKSRKFIITGGPHSGKSSVISLIESRGIQVLHETARLIIMEDQMERDADPLFKQLYPWEDQQIFCRRCHERQKEREKGLKEGLAVLDRSIIDNLAYAVVAGIELDKIIYADIAAAHYERKVFYFELLDQYTMDDQRKDTPEQVNSVHREIYKAYSGLGFEMITVPIFSTDMDINIQKRSDMVLDHIIKTPQSSPVAI
- a CDS encoding MoxR family ATPase, which encodes MSCEKSPNQFSGAERYVLDDELAEIINITMALEMPLLLKGEPGTGKTMLAHAISESLNMRLIVLNVKSSMKLVDALYQYDTLTRLNDSRFGDSKRDVSNIEEYIRMGRIGQAFTAGEKVVLLIDEIDKADTDFQDDMLDVLDQMEFDIMEIDKTIKAKHRPVIIITSNAKKDLSDPFLGRCNFHHIAFPEPDMMEKIVRVHFPDIDKELLQNAVESFYRLREINGIEKRPATRELINWIRALRSDPDFRAKDLVKGKAPYLGILFKKSPDYAVARNVRMR
- a CDS encoding HIT family protein, with product MENCIFCKIIKGEIPSFKVYEDENVYAFEDINPISEGHTLVIPKRHAQDLWEIDAESLVAVHLASKKIMDAIKKALKPTGVVAMQLNGKSVGQAVFHYHLHLMPRYENTPPLPVARWEITPGNMDKIKETTEKIKAALR